The following are from one region of the Leucobacter sp. Psy1 genome:
- a CDS encoding APC family permease, translating to MTVPAPTAAAAERPRTLKRALGLPALIAYGLTSMGVLSVVSVYGPATELSDGHLPAAYVAAIVIMLFTAHSYGRMAAHVPITGGAYAYVTRGFGSAVGFVTGWVMLLDYLFLPMVNFLLFGLYFNSLFTAVPTWAGTLLCIAIVAVLSIIGVNWIKRMNSVVIVASVLVIVVFLSLAVLNAPDLSLASLTEPLSIGDGGIAPILSAAAIVAFAFLGFDGVSTLAEETQDPRRKVPKGIVLATLFAGLGYLAFSIAGSLIAPDWTQLENLDAAGTELMQQAGGDALMVIFVIVNTLGIVLCGTAAQMSVSRVLFAMGRDGILPPVLARLHRRFRTPYVAALLVSVVALVALFITLDQAVYMINFGALAAFAMVNLATIKVLFFDLGLRSGWALLRHLVMPLIGFASIAWLWTSLAPFTYVLGGAWLVVGVIVYLVRRKRHGGPLALQLDGASTEAMPTLPYQS from the coding sequence ATGACCGTTCCAGCACCCACCGCCGCAGCGGCCGAACGCCCCCGCACGCTGAAGCGCGCGCTCGGGCTCCCCGCACTGATCGCGTACGGCCTCACCTCGATGGGAGTCCTCTCCGTGGTCTCCGTGTACGGACCGGCCACGGAACTCAGCGACGGGCACCTCCCGGCCGCCTACGTCGCCGCGATCGTCATCATGCTCTTCACGGCGCACAGCTACGGGCGCATGGCTGCGCACGTGCCGATCACCGGGGGCGCCTACGCCTACGTCACGCGGGGCTTCGGATCAGCCGTCGGCTTCGTCACCGGATGGGTCATGCTACTGGACTACCTCTTCCTGCCGATGGTGAACTTCCTGCTTTTCGGCCTCTACTTCAACAGCCTTTTCACGGCGGTGCCCACCTGGGCCGGCACGCTCCTCTGCATCGCGATCGTCGCCGTCCTCAGCATTATCGGCGTCAATTGGATCAAGCGGATGAACTCGGTCGTGATCGTCGCGTCGGTGCTGGTCATCGTCGTGTTCCTCTCGCTCGCGGTGCTGAACGCTCCCGATCTCTCCCTCGCGTCGCTGACCGAGCCGCTCTCGATCGGCGACGGCGGCATCGCCCCGATCCTCTCCGCGGCTGCGATCGTCGCGTTCGCCTTCCTCGGATTCGACGGCGTCTCCACACTTGCCGAGGAGACCCAGGATCCGCGTCGCAAGGTGCCGAAGGGCATCGTCCTCGCCACCCTCTTCGCCGGGCTCGGGTACCTCGCGTTCTCGATCGCGGGCAGCCTCATCGCACCAGACTGGACGCAGCTCGAGAACCTCGATGCCGCGGGCACCGAACTCATGCAGCAGGCGGGAGGCGACGCGCTCATGGTGATCTTCGTGATCGTCAACACGCTCGGGATCGTGCTGTGCGGCACCGCCGCGCAGATGAGCGTGAGCCGCGTGCTCTTCGCCATGGGGCGCGACGGCATCCTGCCGCCCGTCCTCGCTCGCCTCCACCGGCGTTTCCGTACTCCGTACGTCGCCGCGCTTCTCGTGTCGGTCGTCGCGCTCGTCGCACTGTTCATCACCCTCGACCAGGCCGTTTACATGATCAATTTCGGCGCGCTCGCGGCGTTCGCGATGGTGAACCTCGCGACGATCAAGGTCCTCTTCTTCGACCTCGGGCTCCGCAGCGGCTGGGCCCTGCTCCGGCACCTCGTGATGCCGCTGATCGGGTTCGCCTCGATCGCGTGGTTGTGGACCTCGCTCGCCCCCTTCACCTACGTGCTGGGCGGCGCCTGGCTCGTCGTGGGCGTGATCGTCTATCTCGTCAGGCGCAAGCGCCATGGCGGTCCGCTCGCGCTCCAGCTCGACGGCGCATCCACCGAGGCGATGCCCACGCTGCCGTACCAGTCGTGA